In Mucinivorans hirudinis, the DNA window ATAATCGAGGGGAAAATATCCTATCTGCAAGACCCCGATGTTTTCAACCGTCTTGTCCCCTTCTGGCAACTTCAACTATACTTTGAACAGAACGGACAACCGGACTTCTATGCCGACCTTATGGAAGAACTTCGTAATACCGCCAAAGAGTACACAGGTAATGAAACCATTAACTATCAACTCGATTTCACAAAGGCTGCTTGTGATGTGACAAAAGTGGATTTGACAGATTTCTTCGATAAGTGGGGGTTCTTTCGGGTCGGAAATATCAAGTTGGAGGATTACGCCTCCTACGACTTCGACATTACACAACAGATGGTCGATCAGACAAAAAGCTACATAGCCTCAAAGAACTACCCCAAACCCAAAGCGGACATCACATTAATCAATGATTAGAGGCAAGCTCATAATATTGCTCGTGCTCTCTTTTGTCGTACGGGCGTTGGTGGCAACCTTCACCGAACTGGGCAACGACGAGGTATATTACCGAATATTCGGACTTTTCCCCGATTGGAGCTACTTCGACCACCCGCCTATGGTGGCGTGGCTTGTGAGGCTTACAACATTTGGTGCGGAGGTTGTACCCGAATTTTTTGTAAGATTGGCTTCCGTGGTTATCGGAACGCTGAACACATATATAATATATCGCATTGCGGGCGGAGGCAAGGCGGGATTTGCAGCAGGGCTTCTCTACACAGGCTCTATCTATGCCTCTGTAATTCTAGGTACTTTCATTATGCCCGATACGCCCTTGAGCCTCTTTTGGTTGCTATCACTGTGGATTTTCAGCCGGATTTTGGTAGAGGAACCCACCGCCAAGAATGGTCGATTGATGCTCGTTGCGGGAGTATTGGTCGGTTTGGCGATGCTCTCCAAATATACGGGAGCTTACCTCTGGGCTGCCGCGGGGCTTTTTGTGATTATCTACAATAGAAAGTGGATGATAAGATGGGAATTATGGACAGCGGTCGTTATTAGCTGCCTGTTTCTGATGCCTGTGGTGGTATGGAATTTTCAAAACGGGTGGATTAGCTTCACGTTTCACTCTGCACGGGTGGTTGCTGAGGACTCTTTTAATTGGCTCTATCTTGGACGAGAGTTGATGGGGGGAGTTTTTTATAACAATCCGGTAAATTTCGTTTTGATAATTGGTGCTCTCTTTGGTGCGGCACGCTCGAGCGAGAAATCTCTGTTGATGATTTTTTCGCTTCCTATGATAATTCTCTTCCTGGGCATCTCACTCACGCGTGAGACTCTGCCACACTGGGCAGCCCCCGCCTACTTTGCGTTGATAATCCTAGCAGCCAAGTGGTTGAAAACTTTACGCTGGGCATATCTTTCAGTGGGACTAACTGCTTTTGTTCTGATTCTCGGCTTCGTGCAAATTCAAACGGGAGCCATTGACGTTGGTGGCAAAAAGGGTGGAATTGATATCGGACGTGGCGACTTTTCGCTGGATATGTACGGTTGGCGGTATGGCGGAGAGAGGTTTGCCGAGCTCCACAACCAATATGTTGCTGCGGGTTTGATGCCCGCCAATGCCACCCTACTGCAATACGGGTGGGACGATGCCGCACACATAGACACCTACTTCGGGCTACCCATAGGGCTGCAAACCAAGACAATAGCAGACACCGCTGCAACCCACTACTACGAGTGGATAAATCGCCGCCGCGGAGGATTTATCGAGGGGCAAGATTTTTACTTGATTAGCCCGAGCCGATATTTCTTCTCGGCAGAGGAGCTTTATTCAAATAAATTCGATTTCATTTCAAATGCCGATACAATAAAGATTTACCGTCGCGGCGAGCACGTGAGTTCATTTTACGTTTATCGGTTGAAGGGACTGCAAACGAAGGATTATGGGGAAAATAGTAACTATGAAAGGTGATTTGGACGAAAGTATGACTTTGGAATTTCCGGAATTTCGCCATTTACGATGTGGTTGATAAGAGATTATGGTATTTTCTGAAATATTATTATTATCTTTGTATAAACCACCACTCAAGACTATATAAGTAGTAGAAAATTATTATATTATGAGTATCACAAAATTCTTCGCAGTGTTATTAGCCTCATCAATGGCTATGAGTACATTTGCGCAGCAGAGCAATTTAGAAGGTTTTGCCTACGGCACTCAAAAAGCCCCAGCGGGCAACGAGTGGCAATCGCCCGAAAACCTATCACTCAACAAGGAGCAACCACGCGCCTACTTCTTCCCTTTCCAAGATGTGGTGGCGGCACGGAAATTTCTGCCCGAAAACAGCAGCTACTGGCAATCGCTCGATGGGGATTGGAAATTCAACTGGGCTGCTGACCCCGACTCGCGCCCCAAGAATTTTTTCGAGGCAGGGTTCGATGTTTCAAAATGGGATAACATCGCCGTCCCCTCGAACTGGAACATAGTGGGCATTCAGAAGGATGGTACGCAAAAATATGGCGTGCCCATCTATGTGAATCAACCGGTTATCTTCTATCACGAACGCAAGGTTGATGACTGGCGCGGCGGGGTAATGCGCACTCCGCCAACCAACTGGACAACATACAAACACCGTAACGAGGTGGGCTCTTACCGCCGCGATTTCTCTGTGCCAGCCGGTTGGGATGGGCGCGAAACGTTCATTAGCTTCGATGGTGTCGATTCGTTTTTCTACCTATGGATTAACGGTCAATATGTCGGTTTCTCGAAAAATTCGCGCAACGCGGCACGATTCAACATCACTCCATATTTGAAAAAAGGTACTAACACTCTCGCCGTTGAGGTATACCGCAGCTCGGACGGTTCGTTCCTCGAGGCTCAGGATATGTTCCGCCTGCCGGGCATTTTCCGCACTGTTGCAATATATTCAACTCCAAAAGTTTATATAAACAACCTTGTGGCGATTCCCGATTTGGATAAAAATTACAAAGATGGCTCATTAAAAATCACTGCCGATATTCGCAACCTATCGGATAAGGAAGCGAAGGATTACAAGGTGGTTTATTCGCTATATGCCAACGAGTTATATTCGGACGAAAATAGACTTGTGGCAAATGTTTCGGCTGTGACACCCGCAACAACAGTTGCCTCTGCAAAAACTGTTGCTGCAAAGGCTGTTATGAGCGTTTCAGCGCCAAAGTTATGGTCTGCGGAAGAGCCATATCGTTATACGTTGATTGCCGAGTTGAAGGACAGTAAGGGTAAAGTAGTGGAGACGACCTCTGTCATTGTTGGATTCAGAAAAGTGGAAGTTCGCGATACGCCTGCCTCTGAGGATGAGTTCGCTCTGGCTGGGCGTTACTACTATGTGAACGGCAAGCCGGTTAAGTTGAAAGGGGTCAATCGCCACGAATCGAACCCTGCGCTGGGACACGCGCTAACACGTAAGATTATGGAGGATGAGGTGATGCTGATGAAGATGGGCAACATCAACCACGTGCGCAACTCTCACTACCCTGATGCACCATACTGGTACTATCTTGCCGACAAATACGGCATCTACTTGGAGGATGAGGCAAACCTCGAATCGCACCAATATTACTATGGAAAAGAGTCGCTTTCGCACCCCGTGGAGTGGCGTAAGGCGCACGTTGCCCGCGTGTTGGAGATGGTGAACTCAACCATCAACAACCCTTCGGTGGTTATCTGGTCGCTGGGCAACGAGGCGGGACCGGGCGAAAACTTTGTCCACGCCTACAATGAACTCAAAAGGGTTGATACCTCGCGCCCGGTTCAGTATGAGCGCAACAACGACATTGTAGATATTGGCTCAAATCAATACCCCTCTATCGCTTGGATGAAGGGTGCGGTTACGGGTAAATATAACATTAAGTATCCTTTCCACGTCTCCGAGTATGCCCACTCAATGGGTAACGCTGTGGGTAACTTGGTGGATTACTGGGATGCAATCGAGTCCACGAACTTCTTTATGGGTGGCGCGATTTGGGACTGGGTAGACCAGTCGATGTATAACTACACCCCTGATGGTCTCCGTTATGCGGCTTATGGCGGCGACTTTGGCGACACCCCGAACGATGGTCAGTTTGTGATGAACGGCATTGTTTTCGGCGATTTGACTCCTAAACCCCAATACTGGGAGGTGAAGAAGGTTTACCAATATATCGGCGTGAGGGCGATTGACTTGAAGCAAGGCAAGGTGGAGATTTTCAACAAAAATTATTTCACAGACCTTTCGGGTTACGATGTGGTGTGGTCTTTGTGGGAGGATGGCAAGCAGGTCAAAGAGGGTGTGGTCGCTATGCCCGAGGTTGCTCCGCGCAGGGGAGTAACAGTGACGTTGCCAATCTCGTCAATAACTCTGAAGAATGATGCCGAATACTTCGTAAAAGTTCAATTCCTCCTCAACACAGATATGCCGTGGGCAACGAAAGGTTTTGTACAGGCTCAGGAGCAGATGTTGCTGCGTAGCGCCGTCAATCGCGAGGCTCCGGTGGCAAGGGGCAATATCAATCTCAATGAAGGAGGAGATATTGCGACTGTTTCGGGTGTGGACTTTGAGGCTAAATTCGATATGGCGCAAGGCACAATCCACTCTCTCAAATACAAGGGCAGCGAGGTTATTGTGGCGGGCGAGGGTCCTCGTTTGGATGCGTTGCGCGCATTCACCAATAACGACAACTGGTTCTATGAGGCGTGGTTCGAAAACGGACTCCACAACCTAAAGCACAAATCGACAAGTAAATACATCGAAAAGATGGCAGACGGAAGAGTTGTACTCGCCTTCACTGTTGTTTCGCAAGCTCCCAATGCGGCTCAAATCAAAGGGGGGACAAGTTCGGGCAAAAACTCTGTCGTGGAACTCACAGAGAGACCATTCGGCGACAAGGATTTCAAATTTACTACCAACCAAGTTTGGACAATCTATCCCGATGGCTCTATCGAGTTGCAGGCATCGATAACCTCAAATAATCCGAGTTTGATTCTACCTCGATTGGGTTATGTGCTGAAAGTGCCTGAGCAGTATCAGAACTTCACGTACTACGGACGTGGTGCAGCCGATAACTATAACGACAGAAAGACGGGCTCGTTTATAGAAGTATTCAAAAGCACGATAGCCGATGAGTTTGTTCCATTTCCAAAACCGCAAGACACCGGTAACCACGAGGATGTTCGCTGGTGCGCGCTGACAAACAAGAGCGGCAACGGTGTGATTTTTGTAGCCACTGACCGTTTATCGGTTTCGGCGCTACCATACTCTGCTATGGATATGACCCTCGCCGGACATCCGCACCAACTGCCAAAAGCTAAGGATACATATCTACATTTGGACTACTCGGTTACGGGTCTGGGCGGCAATAGCTGCGGACAGGGCGGGCCACTCTCACCCGACCGCGTTCTTGCCACTGCTCACCAAACGGGATTCATTATTCGTCCGATTGCGGGAGACAATTTTGAGAAGATGGCAAACGTTGCCCCCTCGGGCGATGCTCCGCTTACCATAACACGTGCTCGCAACGGGATGTTGGAAATATATGGTAATAATCCGAGCAGGGATATATACTACTCTTTGAATGGCGGAGCTGCCGTAAAGTACGAACAACCGTTCCTAATGCGGGGTGGAGTCTCGATAAAAGCCTGGTATGAAAGCAATAAAAATCTCGCAACCACCGCTTCGTTCGACAAGATTGAAAATGTTGTACTCGAGGTTATAAACGCCAGTAGTCAGGAGGCAGGCGAAGGTAACGCCTCGAACCTCACGGACAGTGACCCCAATACATATTGGCACACAATGTACTCGGTAACCGTTGCAAAATTCCCCCATTGGGTCGATTTCGACGCAGGTGAGGTGAAACCCATCAAGGGCTTTGTGTACTTGCCGCGTCAAAATAGTCCGAATGGCAATATCAAAGATTATGAGGTCTTTGTGAGCACAGACGGCAAGAACTGGGGTGCGCCGGTGGCTAGAGGACAGTTCGAGGATAATCGTCGCGAAAAACGGATAACATTGGACAAGCCGGTCAAGGGACGTTACGTAAGATTCAACGCTCTGAGCTCACAGAACGGTCAAGATTTCGCATCGGGTGCTGAGTTCACGGTGCTAGCAGAGTAGTTACGATATTATCTTTCTTTGTAGGGGGCGAGGCTTGCACCCGCCCCCTGTTTTATTATGATTAAGTGGGGAAAAAATAATTAATGGTACATTTTTTCGAGTCTATTTTTTAGCAGATTTTTTATTTTGAATCCGAAAATGTAGCGGGCTACATTGAGGATTTGAAATAAAAAATCTGCTAAAAAATAGACCGAAATATAAAAACAGTTCCTTAATCATTACCCCATTAAAAATGTACAATTAATTCTTTTTCACCACTTAGCTATGCAACAGACCTTTATTTTACCCGAC includes these proteins:
- a CDS encoding Beta-galactosidase, with amino-acid sequence MSITKFFAVLLASSMAMSTFAQQSNLEGFAYGTQKAPAGNEWQSPENLSLNKEQPRAYFFPFQDVVAARKFLPENSSYWQSLDGDWKFNWAADPDSRPKNFFEAGFDVSKWDNIAVPSNWNIVGIQKDGTQKYGVPIYVNQPVIFYHERKVDDWRGGVMRTPPTNWTTYKHRNEVGSYRRDFSVPAGWDGRETFISFDGVDSFFYLWINGQYVGFSKNSRNAARFNITPYLKKGTNTLAVEVYRSSDGSFLEAQDMFRLPGIFRTVAIYSTPKVYINNLVAIPDLDKNYKDGSLKITADIRNLSDKEAKDYKVVYSLYANELYSDENRLVANVSAVTPATTVASAKTVAAKAVMSVSAPKLWSAEEPYRYTLIAELKDSKGKVVETTSVIVGFRKVEVRDTPASEDEFALAGRYYYVNGKPVKLKGVNRHESNPALGHALTRKIMEDEVMLMKMGNINHVRNSHYPDAPYWYYLADKYGIYLEDEANLESHQYYYGKESLSHPVEWRKAHVARVLEMVNSTINNPSVVIWSLGNEAGPGENFVHAYNELKRVDTSRPVQYERNNDIVDIGSNQYPSIAWMKGAVTGKYNIKYPFHVSEYAHSMGNAVGNLVDYWDAIESTNFFMGGAIWDWVDQSMYNYTPDGLRYAAYGGDFGDTPNDGQFVMNGIVFGDLTPKPQYWEVKKVYQYIGVRAIDLKQGKVEIFNKNYFTDLSGYDVVWSLWEDGKQVKEGVVAMPEVAPRRGVTVTLPISSITLKNDAEYFVKVQFLLNTDMPWATKGFVQAQEQMLLRSAVNREAPVARGNINLNEGGDIATVSGVDFEAKFDMAQGTIHSLKYKGSEVIVAGEGPRLDALRAFTNNDNWFYEAWFENGLHNLKHKSTSKYIEKMADGRVVLAFTVVSQAPNAAQIKGGTSSGKNSVVELTERPFGDKDFKFTTNQVWTIYPDGSIELQASITSNNPSLILPRLGYVLKVPEQYQNFTYYGRGAADNYNDRKTGSFIEVFKSTIADEFVPFPKPQDTGNHEDVRWCALTNKSGNGVIFVATDRLSVSALPYSAMDMTLAGHPHQLPKAKDTYLHLDYSVTGLGGNSCGQGGPLSPDRVLATAHQTGFIIRPIAGDNFEKMANVAPSGDAPLTITRARNGMLEIYGNNPSRDIYYSLNGGAAVKYEQPFLMRGGVSIKAWYESNKNLATTASFDKIENVVLEVINASSQEAGEGNASNLTDSDPNTYWHTMYSVTVAKFPHWVDFDAGEVKPIKGFVYLPRQNSPNGNIKDYEVFVSTDGKNWGAPVARGQFEDNRREKRITLDKPVKGRYVRFNALSSQNGQDFASGAEFTVLAE